The Maniola hyperantus chromosome 2, iAphHyp1.2, whole genome shotgun sequence genome includes a region encoding these proteins:
- the LOC117992393 gene encoding trans-1,2-dihydrobenzene-1,2-diol dehydrogenase-like, giving the protein MTIRWGIVTSGKISHDFVNAVNSYPGDKGDMVIAAVAARDKSRAEEFAKTHGIPKVFATYADMAKSNDIDVGYIGALNPDHYPLTKLFLDSGKHVLCEKPLCLNLKQTQSLINIARNKNLFLMEAVWSRFSPSYIALEKEIQAGKLGEPQFLEVNFGESIVTVDRLIKKEMGGSAILDLGIYTLQLAQYIFKDEPMKVTAVGELNDEGVDLVDTVILEYSGGRRAVFNVHSKLKLWNKATVVGPLGRVTLEAPFHFPDTITHVDGKVEKFPLHKSSLEFNFHNSAGLVYEALETARCIREGLIESPRMSHQESLVLAKLRDTVRKQVGVHYDVDDQEF; this is encoded by the exons ATGACGATTCGTTGGGGCATTGTTACCTCCGGCAAAATTAGCCATGATTTCGTTAATGCAGTTAACAGCTATCCAGGTGATAAAGGAGACATGGTGATAGCCGCAGTCGCAGCTCGAGACAAATCCAGAGCCGAAGAGTTTGCCAAAACTCATGGAATACCTAAAGTATTCGCCACTTACGCTGATATGGCCAAAAGCAACGATATTG ATGTGGGCTACATCGGTGCACTTAATCCGGACCATTATCCCCTCACTAAATTATTCCTTGACTCGGGAAAACATGTTCTTTGCGAGAAACCATTATGTTTGAACTTGAAACAAACGCAAAGTCTAATCAACATTGcgagaaataaaaatctcttcCTCATGGAAGCAGTGTGGTCTCGCTTTTCACCATCTTACATCGCTCTAGAAAAAGAGATTCAGGCGGGAAAACTGGGAGAGCCTCAATTCCTTGAAGTCAACTTTGGTGAATCAATTGTAACAGTTGATAGATTGAT CAAAAAGGAAATGGGTGGAAGTGCTATCTTGGACCTTGGGATTTATACGCTGCAACTGGCCCAATACATATTCAAAGATGAACCTATGAAAGTGACTGCAGTTGGAGAATTGAACGACGAAGGAGTTGATTTAGTAGACACAGTCATATTGGAGTACTCTGGCGGAAGACGAGCAGTGTTTAACGTACATTCAAAGTTGAAGTTGTGGAACAAAGCAACTGTTGTAGGTCCCCTTGGAAGAGTtaca CTCGAGGCTCCTTTCCACTTTCCCGACACTATCACCCACGTCGACGGCAAAGTGGAAAAATTCCCTCTGCATAAGTCGAGCCTCGAATTCAACTTTCACAACAGCGCCGGATTAGTTTATGAAGCTCTTGAAACCGCGAGATGCATAAGAGAGG GATTGATAGAGTCACCGCGAATGTCCCATCAAGAGTCTCTCGTGCTAGCCAAACTTAGGGACACCGTGCGCAAGCAGGTTGGAGTGCATTATGACGTTGACGATCAGGAGTTCTAA
- the Gem2 gene encoding gem-associated protein 2, whose amino-acid sequence MSTNKCVYKTKGDDEDSDTLMAQCFPISSDVELKEFPTNGEEYLLKVIKEREKYAVVSKCNKDYSKFARNQSEFVKELPHPKAPDNLKPTIEWQNIQVADFSDVRMYISRLLNKKSTWPKDTKKINIDHNTDVGWKNYFKNNDPTLSYVIGVHQAYLDKGLEILIEMLDKVAPGETIEHIIGRWIYAFLACTRQPLVSDTVSILRDLARKCAEIRSHLSPEDENSKVAAAPLNLFICLVSRYFGQYDLAD is encoded by the exons ATGTCTACAAACAAGTGTGTATACAAAACTAAAGGCGATGATGAAGATTCAGACACCCTGATGGCCCAATGCTTTCCAATCAGCTCTGATGTGGAACTCAAAGAATTCCCTACAAACGGTGAAGAATACCTTCTGAAAGTTATTAAAGAAAGGGAAAAATATGCTGTCGTTTCAAAGTGTAATAAAGACTATTCTAAATTTGCCCGCAATCAGTCTGAATTTGTGAAAGAG ctACCTCATCCTAAGGCACCAGATAATCTAAAACCCACTATAGAATGGCAAAACATTCAAGTTGCAGACTTTTCTGATGTCCGTATGTACATATCAAGGCTTTTAAACAAAAAGTCTACCTGGCCTAAGGatacaaagaaaataaatatagatCATAACACTGATGTAGGATGGAAAAACTATTTTAAGAATAATGACCCAACTCTTTCGTATGTAATAGGAGTACATCAAGCCTATTTAGACAAGGGCTTGGAAATATTAATAGAAATGCTAGATAAAGTTGCACCAGGGGAAACAATAGAAcatataatag GTCGATGGATCTATGCATTCCTTGCTTGCACTAGACAGCCTCTTGTCTCAGACACAGTTAGCATATTAAGAGATTTAGCCAGAAAATGTGCAGAAATCAg ATCTCATTTAAGTCCAGAAGACGAGAATTCGAAGGTTGCCGCCGCACCGTTAAATCTCTTCATATGTTTAGTGTCTCGATACTTTGGACAGTATGATTTGGCAGACTGA